Below is a window of Brachyspira hampsonii DNA.
ACTTTTTAGATGATGATAATATTTTATTGATTCCATTTATTAATTTTTTATCAACTTCGGCTATATTTTCAAGAGATGGGATAATAGAAATAATGGATAAATATTTGTATAAAGAAACTATCAAAAAAATAAATATATATGTTTCATGTACTAATATTGATAATTTAAAACCATATTATTTCAAATTAAACAATTATTCATTAAAGACAATCAAAAAAATACTTTTAGCTTCATCTGCAATACCTGCAGTATTTCCGCCTGAAAATATAAAAGGTACATTATATATTGACGGAGGCATAAGCGATAATTCTCCAATAAAAGCTTTAAAAAGTTGTAAATTAACGGATATAATAGTTGGGCATTTAACTAGTAATAGTAATTCAAATATTTTAAAAGATAAATTAGATAATAGTATAAATGTATATGAACTTTATCCTAAAAAAGATTTAGGTAATTTTTTTGACGGTACTTTAAATTTCTCTAGTAATTTCATAAAAAAATGCATGCATCAAGGCTATATTGATGCTTTAAATTTATTAAAATAAGTTTCATTTTTTATTTTTTTATCTTTTTCTATTTATTCTTTTTATCTAAGAATTCATTAAATATATTAAAAAGTTTAGCATATTTATTTTGTTTTTCTTTATCTTCTGTATTTTTCTCAATTTCAATGTATGATTTTATAAGATTTATACTGAAGTAGGCTTCAATGTTTTCATCATCTTCTT
It encodes the following:
- a CDS encoding patatin-like phospholipase family protein, with protein sequence MNKNNNKKIGLVLDGGGAKVAYHIGVFKALKELDISKYISAISGASVGALNACLFPIYNLNSQIVENIWLNEVEDKILTLNPNKVINSFLKIIKNYIKNALNEIISDFLDDDNILLIPFINFLSTSAIFSRDGIIEIMDKYLYKETIKKINIYVSCTNIDNLKPYYFKLNNYSLKTIKKILLASSAIPAVFPPENIKGTLYIDGGISDNSPIKALKSCKLTDIIVGHLTSNSNSNILKDKLDNSINVYELYPKKDLGNFFDGTLNFSSNFIKKCMHQGYIDALNLLK